GAAGATTCTTTGACTTCCATACATGCAACAGGGGGAGGGTTTCGCAGGAAGTTTTGAAATCCGGTGTTGGTAATAAACTCAATCTTGGGAATAGCATTACCGCTGACGGCTCTTTCAATCTCGGATTCATACTCGTCTGCCTGTTTTTCGTACCTACTGAGGTTGGTTAAGAAACTTGGACCAGAAGGAGCGTTGAAAATGGTTTCATACCCTTGTCTCGAATCCTGTAGTCTGCCTAACAGGGAAGACATATTTTGGTTTTCTCTGGGTATGTCCTGTCCAGTTTCTCGGACcgttctttttaaattttcaacttcCTGCAGACACTGTTGGGTAAATTCGCTGACATTGTTTTCTACTTCGGATAAATAACTAAAGGCTTGCGATTTACTGTTTTCTAATTCATTATCAAAAGGCATGCCGTTTCTATTCAGATCTTGGATGTACGTCATCTGGTTCTCGAATCTAGTTTTCAAGCGATCGATTTTGGACGAAAGTCTTCCCAGAGCTTCCTCGTTTGCTACACACTCACATCGAGGACTTCGATGATTTTGGACTGCACAGTGAGAGCAAACTAAAATGTTGCACcccaaacaaaaatattcaagtGGCCTCCTCAGATGCTCTAAACAAGTCAGTTCATTGCTCTCGTGCTGAGGAGGAGGTGGAGGAGGACCCGTGCTTTGTTGCTGTCGTCTGCTTTGTCTTTGTGGTCTTAGCGGTCTTGGTCTTGTAAGCGCTTGTCCTCTTCTGGCACTAGTTCCAAAACTAGAACTCGCGGGCTCGGGTTCCTGTGGCGCATTCCCTCCATGCTCGTGACTTTGAACGGCCTGGAGAAGACTCGATATAAACGTGTCCACAGGAAAGGCGTTCGCCCACTCGCGTACGGGCGTGTTTGGTCCGGGTTTTCTGACATCCCCGCGGTCGTTGGGACATTTGAATTGATTGGCGTTTGCACTGAGGACTGTTTGCTGAATGTGATCAGAAAGGCACTGTCTGCAAAACGTGTGTCCACAGGGAAGAAGACGGGGGTCGGTGTAACGACCCAAACAAATGCTGCATATCAGATAGTCATTCTGTAGGTTGTCCACCACTCGTTGGGCCatcttgttttgaaaattaactcCCGTTCGTTTCAACGTGTAGCTATTATTCTCATTTTAAACCGTCTAATATGTACTGGATTTGTCGTAATCACAAACTCTATACACAAGTATATTGGAGTTTAAACAATCAACAAATACGCACAAATACACACTTCAATACCTATGTACGGACCTTTAAATTCGATTCTTTTATAAGTAGTTTAAAGCACGCGCATGACCAATAGAAATCAATAACCAGAATAAAGGGGCTCGTTTATTGATATACGTTCTCTGCTTTATCTGTAATGGCATATactgaatattttctatgacgCCTCCTTACTCTAAATTCTAAAGGACTTGAAATTTAAGATAAActaaaatattgaagaaaaaaaattcccgcAAAAATTCACAGATTGATTGCACCAAATCAACAAATGGATTAATGTTATTGGTAGATCCTTGAATCAATACGTTCACAAaaacaaaagggaaaaaaatcacaattattTTTAGAGTCTGTGAAAGTATTTAATCTCGTCCATTCCTTTCTAAATGGCATTTTCGAGAAAATAAAGAGGAAATGGTGCGCAACTGAAGACATACTGAGTAGTTAATTTGGTCAGATCAGTATTTCACTCACCAACCATATAAAATGGTATATAAAGTACATGAACCAAAATAACACATTTACATACTTAAAATATGGCTGTAAAggttaaaaataaagtaaatgggttgaacaaacaaacaatcaatttttgtaataaataaacaatttcctTAATATTAAATGTATGATTATCCCTTTGCTGTCACGTACCACACCTTtgcattcatttcaaaatattttcaagaaaaaacgTTATATCTTTATCCATGTGTGAGCACAAATTGAATAATGCAttaatttagtacatgtatttcattcattatgtaatatttaataTCCCATTACTTTACAGGTTAATTTTTTGTTACTTCTGgaatcaagaaaaaaatcctgaaattgtaaaaattatttttgttttctcgaTATAATGAACATTTGTTCAAAAGAGATTACATACTCAGTGCGACTGAATATTCAGCGAGTCGGTCATTTCAATTGTGACATTTGAATTTCAGTTCTGGTAACTTCTTCAAGATGTATTTTAGCTTTAGTTATTTCCATCAACAATGTAAAACTCAAAAGGTTCTAGGTTTATAACACACGGATttggattttattaatttgaacGAGTTTGGCCTTTTTTcgtttgtcaattttttttttgaaaacaatatgcTATACTTGCCTGAGTTTCTATTATCCTGCGTGGGAAGAAGATGTCGGGACTGGAATCCTTCATATACTTATGACCACAGGTGCTTGAGAACAGGACCTACCAACCCACTCCCTCCAGCCCACACccccaagtacatgtatctaaaccCTCAGGACTTTActcattcttttttctttagattatccttttatgacatatttatcaacaaatttatataaggaataacgaataattctttgagtattatgaggtgataattttggtcggggcgtgatcaaatccaataaagcccaaagggctttatgattgatttgatcacgccccggtcgaaattatcacctcataatattcaaagaatgattccttattacttatatttatataattttaggccatcgtacgattaaatatttaaatataaataagcaaaccccgctcgCGCCTCAacttggcgtcatttgtattatgggttataaaaaaaatatagtacgtagtgttatcacaggtaAAGACACtggatatatatgtaaatatatacatttattgcacaaaattactttaaaaaaacatttcacaaaaaaaaaaatcatatcccCTCTATATATGACATCAAGCAACAACATAATATATAGAGGTGTgtgatttttttccaaaatg
This portion of the Magallana gigas chromosome 7, xbMagGiga1.1, whole genome shotgun sequence genome encodes:
- the LOC105343354 gene encoding tripartite motif-containing protein 3, whose protein sequence is MAQRVVDNLQNDYLICSICLGRYTDPRLLPCGHTFCRQCLSDHIQQTVLSANANQFKCPNDRGDVRKPGPNTPVREWANAFPVDTFISSLLQAVQSHEHGGNAPQEPEPASSSFGTSARRGQALTRPRPLRPQRQSRRQQQSTGPPPPPPQHESNELTCLEHLRRPLEYFCLGCNILVCSHCAVQNHRSPRCECVANEEALGRLSSKIDRLKTRFENQMTYIQDLNRNGMPFDNELENSKSQAFSYLSEVENNVSEFTQQCLQEVENLKRTVRETGQDIPRENQNMSSLLGRLQDSRQGYETIFNAPSGPSFLTNLSRYEKQADEYESEIERAVSGNAIPKIEFITNTGFQNFLRNPPPVACMEVKESSSRARRAPVQIRREGTFNVRNNRGGRTTR